In the genome of Phlebotomus papatasi isolate M1 chromosome 2, Ppap_2.1, whole genome shotgun sequence, one region contains:
- the LOC129803999 gene encoding CDAN1-interacting nuclease 1 isoform X2, translating into MVVISVQKYNEITEFIKNYRGLMIDCDKELQTAFPEYSATVLSSILSREVQKRLKATYYPIQAQSARLLQQYEKQIAENPQNDSVLLDMAVKVRFSPVGLARLLLAEMFKGSRTKNEVSNMVKNPYLIPDAALGANVRKCLFNDNYDGPISDFIRRFMGEEYEIRLKQMAKDAGLVFNDEGDLRRTGYDKTPDLKLAIPCLYRGTPIHWIESKALFGDAANHEKYVREQLSCYRNRFGAGIVIYWMGYVDSVADTDASMIFVRDSFPEANELTLLKTELHVKKLT; encoded by the exons ATGGTGGTCATAAGTGTCCAAAAGTACAATGAAATCACGGAGTTTATCAAGAATTACCGAGGTCTCATGATAGACTGTGACAAGGAGCTGCAGACAGCCTTCCCGGAATACTCAGCCACTGTACTGTCCAGCATCCTCTCCAGGGAAGTTCAGAAGCGCCTGAAAGCCACATACTACCCCATTCAGGCACAATCTGCCAGACTGCTTCAGCAGTACGAGAAGCAAATTGCAGAGAATCCACAGAATGACTCTGTTCTCCTGGACATGGCTGTGAAAGTGAGATTCTCTCCGGTTGGTCTGGCCAGGCTGCTTCTGGCGGAGATGTTCAAGGGTAGTCGGACAAAGAATGAGGTGAGCAACATGGTGAAGAATCCCTATCTCATTCCGGACGCTGCTCTGGGGGCCAATGTGCGCAAGTGTCTCTTCAACGACAACTACGATGGTCCCATATCAGACTTTATCCGGAGATTCATGGGCGAGGAGTACGAAATAAGA CTGAAGCAAATGGCCAAAGACGCTGGCTTGGTGTTCAACGATGAGGGTGATCTCAGACGAACGGGGTATGACAAGACGCCAGATCTCAAACTAGCCATACCCTGCCTGTACAGAGGAACCCCAATCCACTGGATTGAGAGCAAAGCCCTTTTTGGAGATGCAGCTAATCACGAAAAGTACGTCCGGGAGCAATTGTCCTGCTACCGGAATCGCTTTGGGGCAGGAATTGTAATTTACTGGATGGGATATGTGGATAGTGTTGCTGATACCGATGCTAGTATGATCTTTGTGAGGGATTCTTTCCCAGAGGCCAATGAATTGACGCTGCTGAAG
- the LOC129803997 gene encoding DET1- and DDB1-associated protein 1, whose amino-acid sequence MKTVKTDQTISEFLKDLPSYNAKNFALFNTENGLRTSSKRPPVYLPTVEVPAEQIIVTEKKNILLRYLHQQWDKKNTVKKRDHVGDSTETNRKRPRLDRENTN is encoded by the exons ATGAAGACTGTTAAGACGGATCAG ACCATCAGTGAATTCCTCAAGGATCTGCCCTCGTACAATGCCAAGAATTTTGCTCTCTTCAATACAGAAAATGGCTTGAGGACGTCATCAAAGCGACCTCCAGTCTATCTGCCCACTGTTGAGGTTCCAGCTGAGCAAA TAATTGTAACGGAGAAGAAGAACATCCTCCTGAGATACTTGCATCAGCAATGGGACAAGAAA AACACGGTGAAAAAGCGAGATCATGTTGGTGATTCCACAGAGACCAATCGCAAGAGACCCCGCCTCGATCGGGAAAACACCAACTGA
- the LOC129803996 gene encoding peptidylprolyl isomerase domain and WD repeat-containing protein 1 produces MSDDSSSDSKPEEQEVPEAPVKRRKLDHEDLFLADLPNSDSYEKSYMHRDIITHVVTTKTDFIVTASVDGHIKFWKKMEEGIEFVKHFRSHLNAITSVSVDCQGNLLCTASVDKSIKVYDVINFDMINMIKVNYVPKCTEWTYSGSDVIASLMVSDSDSNAIYVYDGKGDNKLLHTFDKLHTAPVIILRYNPVFEVVVSVDTKGILEYRTGPKSEYSFPSKIVSFDSKLDTSLFEFAKQKTIVTSLEFSEDGRKFATLSSDRMVRVFAFLSGRLLRVYDESLARFSERHQEHPTLPNMEFGRRMANEKDLEKSDKLSQANVVFDRSGHFILYSTMLGVKLVNIDTNKCVKILGSSDNIRPLHISLYQGKVRRTKGAITMEQEASENPTLQSIANDPTLFSTAYKKQRFYMYSRRSPLYVQNSDRDIFNEKPSKEDIISVSDAQGSQIIYDNATIHTTMGDIYMKLFGNQCPKTVENFCTHSKNGYYNGHIFHRVIKGFMIQTGDPTGTGTGGKSIWGSDFQDEFVATLKHDKPYTVSMANAGPNTNGSQFFITVLPTPWLDNKHTVFGRVLKGMEVVQNICNVKTNPKTDKPYDDVKIVSVKLH; encoded by the exons ATGTCAGACGATAGTTCAAGTGATTCCAAACCAGAAGAACAAGAAGTTCCAGAAGCCCCAGTTAAGAGACGAAAAT TGGATCATGAAGATCTCTTCCTGGCGGATCTTCCCAATTCTGATTCCTATGAAAAGAGCTACATGCACCGGGATATCATTACTCATGTTGTGACCACCAAGACGGATTTTATCGTCACAGCAAGTGTAGATGGGCATATAAAGTTCTGGAAGAAGATGGAAGAAGGAATTGAGTTTGTCAAGCACTTCCGGAGCCATTTGA ACGCCATCACTAGTGTTTCCGTGGACTGTCAGGGGAATCTTCTGTGTACTGCATCCGTGGATAAAAGCATCAAAGTTTACGATGTTATCAATTTTGACATGATAAATATGATTAAAGTGAATTATGTTCCCAAATGTACAGAGTGGACTTACTCAGGATCTGATGTTATAGCCAGTTTAATGGT ATCTGACTCAGATTCCAACGCCATCTATGTGTATGACGGCAAAGGtgacaacaaacttttacaCACTTTTGACAAACTTCATACAGCTCCTGTAATAATCCTAAGATACAATCCAGTCTTCGAAGTGGTAGTATCCGTGGATACTAAAGGCATCCTGGAGTATCGAACAGGTCCCAAAAGTGAATATTCCTTCCCCAGCAAAATCGTATCATTCGATTCTAAACTCGATACAAGTCTCTTCGAATTTGCCAAACAGAAAACTATTGTTACAAGTTTAGAATTCTCAGAAGATGGCCGGAAATTTGCAACACTCTCATCCGATCGGATGGTTAGAGTGTTTGCCTTCCTCTCTGGACGTCTTCTGAGGGTATATGATGAATCTCTGGCAAGATTTTCTGAACGACATCAAGAACATCCGACACTTCCAAATATGGAATTCGGCCGCAGGATGGCTAATGAGAAAGATCTTGAGAAATCCGACAAACTCTCTCAGGCGAATGTAGTTTTCGACCGAAGCGGACACTTTATTCTGTATTCAACGATGCTAGGAGTAAAGCTGGTCAATATCGATACTAATAAGTGCGTTAAGATTTTGGGAAGCAGTGATAACATCCGACCATTGCATATTTCATTGTATCAGGGAAAAGTGAGGAGAACAAAGGGAGCCATCACAATGGAACAAGAAGCATCGGAGAATCCAACTCTTCAATCGATTGCAAATGATCCTACACTCTTCTCAACAGCCTACAA GAAGCAGAGATTCTACATGTACAGTCGACGATCTCCATTGTATGTGCAAAACAGCGATCGTGATATCTTCAACGAGAAGCCATCCAAGGAAGATATTATTTCCGTTTCTGACGCTCAAGGGAGTCAAATTATTTACGATAATGCCACAATTCACACGACAATGGGAGATATCTATATGAAATTGTTTGGGAATCAATGCCCAAAAACCGTGGAGAACTTCTGTACTCACAGCAAGAATGGCTACTACAATGGTCATATCTTCCATCGGGTGATCAAAGGCTTCATGATTCAGACAGGAGATCCTACGGGAACGGGAACTGGCGGGAAATCAATCTGGGGATCAGATTTTCAGGATGAATTTGTGGCGACGCTGAAGCACGATAAGCCCTACACGGTCAGTATGGCCAATGCAGGACCAAATACAAATGGAAGTCAATTCTTCATCACTGTGCTGCCGACTCCGTGGCTGGACAACAAACATACGGTTTTTGGGAGGGTTCTCAAGGGGATGGAAGTTGTACAGAATATTTGCAATGTCAAGACTAATCCGAAAACTGACAAACCATACGACGATGTTAAGATTGTATCAGTAAAGCTACATTAA
- the LOC129804001 gene encoding zinc finger protein 706-like, with amino-acid sequence MARGHQKLQSQAKAQEKMAKQKKQQGHNANEQKKAAQKALVHVCSVCKAQMPDPKTYKQHFENKHPKSDLPDDLKDV; translated from the coding sequence ATGGCTCgtggacatcagaaattgcaaTCGCAGGCCAAGGCTCAGGAGAAGATGGCCAAACAGAAGAAGCAGCAGGGACACAATGCCAATGAACAGAAGAAGGCAGCTCAGAAAGCCCTTGTCCACGTTTGCAGCGTGTGCAAGGCCCAGATGCCCGATCCCAAGACCTACAAGCAACACTTCGAGAACAAACACCCAAAGTCAGATCTTCCTGACGATCTCAAGGATGTCTAG